The Methanobacteriaceae archaeon genome has a window encoding:
- a CDS encoding energy-coupling factor ABC transporter permease — translation MHLPDGIISFEQAMIYWIITLIIILLFFYKFSKDENKEKRIISIALFSVFTIVITSLSIPSPFGVPIHFFLIPLIAMILGPFSSTIVSFIALLMQVFTLNMGGITSLGANFIVIGFILPIVTYSFYKLFLNLNKKLAIFGSTIIGIIAATFGQVGILLISGAMNFDLLLSTLVPFYLFISIIEGFCNVVIITSIEKIKPELIEINEI, via the coding sequence GGCAATGATTTATTGGATAATTACATTAATAATTATTTTACTATTTTTTTACAAGTTTTCTAAAGATGAAAATAAAGAAAAGAGAATAATATCAATAGCATTATTTAGTGTTTTTACTATAGTTATAACTTCATTATCAATTCCATCACCATTTGGTGTGCCAATCCACTTTTTTTTAATACCTTTAATTGCAATGATATTAGGTCCATTTTCTAGTACAATAGTATCATTTATCGCGCTATTAATGCAGGTATTCACTTTAAATATGGGTGGGATTACATCATTAGGTGCGAATTTCATTGTAATAGGATTTATTTTACCAATTGTAACCTACAGTTTTTATAAACTCTTCCTAAATCTAAATAAAAAACTTGCAATTTTTGGATCAACAATAATTGGAATAATTGCTGCTACATTTGGACAAGTAGGTATTTTATTAATTTCTGGAGCTATGAACTTTGATCTTTTATTATCAACACTAGTACCATTTTACTTATTTATCTCAATTATTGAAGGATTTTGCAATGTAGTTATAATAACCTCTATTGAAAAAATAAAACCCGAA